One window of Medicago truncatula cultivar Jemalong A17 chromosome 2, MtrunA17r5.0-ANR, whole genome shotgun sequence genomic DNA carries:
- the LOC11409295 gene encoding pathogen-related protein, giving the protein MANIVAKDKYRSILHDEAENIQWRHGGPPTYGLVNQLFEEGRTKEWPEGSLEETVQNAIKSWEMELTHKIRLQDFKTIVPEKFKFFVNGREGLTAEETLSIGSYNALLKSSLPEDFKPYKSNEETFESSHEVFKSAFPRGFAWEIIKVYTGPPEIAFKFRHWGFFEGPFKGHAPTGKMVQFSGLGTLKVDDTLKVEEVEIYYDPGELFGGLISSGESTKTSACPFSN; this is encoded by the exons ATGGCTAACATAGTTGCAAAAGACAAGTACAGATCAATTTTGCATGATGAAGCTGAGAATATCCAGTGGAGACATGGTGGCCCTCCCACCTATGGTCTTGTCAACCAGCTCTTTGAAGAAGGAAGGACCAAA GAATGGCCAGAAGGGTCATTGGAGGAAACAGTGCAAAATGCTATTAAGTCATGGGAGATGGAGCTGACACACAAGATCCGCTTGCAGGACTTCAAGACCATTGTCCCTGAAAAATTCAAGTTCTTTGTTAATG GCAGGGAGGGATTGACTGCAGAGGAAACTCTAAGCATAGGAAGTTATAATGCATTGTTGAAAAGTTCTCTGCCAGAAGATTTCAAGCCATACAAGTCAAATGAAGAGACTTTTGAATCATCTCATGAAGTCTTCAAATCAGCTTTTCCAAGAGGATTTGCATGGgaaatcattaaagtttatacAGGACCACCTGAAATTGCTTTCAAGTTTAGGCATTGGGGATTTTTTGAAGGTCCATTTAAGGGACATGCCCCTACTGGAAAGATGGTCCAATTCTCTGGCTTGGGAACTCTCAAG gTGGATGACACTTTGAAGGTTGAAGAAGTGGAGATTTACTATGACCCAGGAGAGTTGTTTGGAGGCCTTATATCAAGCGGAGAAAGCACCAAAACTTCAGCATGTCCATTCTCCAATTaa
- the LOC11410830 gene encoding transcriptional regulator SUPERMAN encodes MNTNLKGYNHTYYNNPIITNKSDNNNGSSSEDYMMNGCYPWPPRSYTCSFCRKEFKSAQALGGHMNVHRRDRARLRQSSPPTTHEPAQLNEGSSMLNLNLNNPTITTTNPNLFSHSSSSSSSLSSSSATSLKPITCTLPLFVSPPSEFNRYVVVDGILLNPTLTTKTSEKSKMDGFECEDDCGMVKKSEILRMDLEIGLPGDYDNLDLELRLGTTTYSN; translated from the coding sequence ATGAACACAAACTTGAAAGGCTATAATCACACTTATTACAACAATCCAATCATCACCAACAAAAGTGATAATAATAATGGATCATCATCAGAAGATTACATGATGAATGGTTGTTATCCATGGCCACCAAGATCATACACATGTAGCTTTTGTAGAAAAGAGTTTAAATCAGCTCAAGCACTTGGAGGTCACATGAATGTTCATAGAAGGGATAGAGCAAGGCTTAGACAATCATCACCACCAACAACTCATGAACCAGCTCAACTTAATGAAGGTTCTTCTATGCTTAATCTTAACCTTAATAACCCTACTATCACTACTACTAACCCTAATTTATTCTCacattcatcttcatcttcttcatcattatCATCCTCTTCAGCAACATCTCTCAAGCCTATTACTTGCACATTACCTTTGTTTGTTTCACCTCCTTCTGAGTTTAATAGATATGTTGTTGTGGATGGTATTTTGTTGAACCCTACTTTGACCACAAAGACCTCAGAAAAATCAAAGATGGATGGTTTTGAATGTGAAGATGATTGTGGAATGGTGAAGAAAAGTGAGATTTTAAGGATGGATTTGGAGATAGGTTTGCCAGGAGATTATGATAACTTGGATCTTGAGCTTCGTTTGGGTACTACTACTTACTCTAATTAG